The genomic window TGCTTTTGCATACTGCTGCTGTCTACCTGTTAGGGAGATGGGGCAGGCACCCCCGGGATCATGTCACAGAAGCAAAGTGCGACTCTACAGGGTGAAGTGACTTAGAAACAACGGGGAGAGCTGGAGCTAGAATCCAGATCTTCCTGCTGCAATAGCCAAGCATCTCATTCTGCACCAACAGGCCGCAGATAAGCAGCCGCCCCGTCTCTTCCTTATCTCAGGCCAGCACTGGCCGCCACCGTTCTGGGACTAGCGTGTGCACAAGCCCACAGCCCCGTAGGCAGGCTAGGAATGTTGAGAATGCCCAGGGGTGTCCGCACCCCACCCCACGGTAGTAATTCAGTGATGTGTCTCTGCTGGTGACTGTGGGAGTACGCTGGGGCTGAGGGGCTGCCACGGCGGAAAATCGGAGAAGGCGCACTTCCAGCACGCAGGGGATCCGGCGGCGTCAAAGCGGAAGGGCCTCCCAAGGTGGCTACATTCGCATCTGCCTCGCCCCGCAAACTTCCCCGCTCCAATCTAGAACCATGCATTTCAGGCCTGGCAGGAAACCCAGCCAGATGCCGGCAGGGAACAGCTTGAAACGCTCCTTCTACTCTTGAACCCGCCCCATCGCCTAATGATTTCTGCCTGTCCTTCCAACCGGCAATCCAGCTACTGGCCCTTTAAAAACCGTGTACACCGAAAAAAACAAAATGACGGATGCCCGTTCTGACCAATAGGCGTCCGAGGACGACAACCTAGGGCCAATCGTAGCACGGTTCATCCGGAAGCCCGAAGTAAGCGGGTCACCAGCTCAGAACTCACCGTCGTTGCAGAAGCCTCGTCATTGCCGTTGCCGGTGCCGGACATGGCTCCGCTCAGGCAGTAGGCCAGAGGTGCCGCCAAGGTACCCGGGTCCGGGGAGGCCGTGGGCTCCGGCCGGCGGGAGCCCGGGGCACGTGGGCCCTGAGCCCGTCCTGCGGCCTCAGACTCTGGGCCTGCACGGGGCCCGGCGTCACTTCCGCGCCCGCCCTCGGAGGGGAGGGCCCCGTTCTGGGCGGGAGTCGGAGCTGTTGCGACAGAGCGGCCCTTACCCTCTGCGCCGCTGCCCACTGCCCCGGGCTCTCCTGAGGGGAGGTTCCCGCCTTCGAGACCCGGGCGGGCCTGCTGATGCAAGGGCTGGGCCGGAGTCCCAGCTCTACCCGTGAAGTAAACTGCCTTCCCAGTGGTCGCCTACGACCCCCCGGGGGACCGTGAGGCGCGGGTGGAAAAGGAGCACCCATGCTCCCCGGAGCGGCCTCTCCCCAGTTACTGCAACTCACCCAGCGCCGCTTTTGCGCTGTCCAAGCCTAGCTTTGCTGGGACCCTGAAGCAAGCCGCATTTCTATTCCTTTATTAAATATGtggctgcccccccccttttttttcttaaagattatttgaaaggcagagttacggagagcgagaggtcttccatccgctggttgactccccaaatggtttcaatggccggggctgcaccCATCGGAAGCcaagagtctcccacgtgggtgcagaggcccaaagacgtggtcatctgctgctttcccaggcgcattagcagggagatggatcggaaccggagcagccaggacttgaaccggcgcccacatgggatgtggtgCCGCAGGCGTCGGCTTCACCCCCTGCACCAGGGGGCCGCtccagcattttttcttttttgttaaacaATGATTTTATTGCTTGGTACATAGACGCGTTTACGCCATCAGGGCGAGGCTGTGGATGGCTCATATTTCCGATCGGAAGGGAGGACCTGTTTAGTTTGTAGTTTCGAGCCAGTCGGTGAACTTGGCTGTCAGAATCAGGCGAATTTAGCATCCTTATTCTTTGTTCCTTTCAAGGTGCTTTTGAACGGCAACAGCTTTCTTAATGAAATGACAGGGATGCTCCGTAAGATCAGGGGCGAGACCCCTGCACTTCAGGATTCTCAAGACTTCACTGCCTGTCTCAAAACGCACTTGTGTGGCTCACACCGATCTGTGAGGGCGCCAGGCCCTTTCTGGCCAGTTGCTAAATCTGCTCCTTCACGTCCTCAGCCGTCAGCTTCAGTCaggtggggacagggcagggccgACTGGGACAGGCCCTTCCCAGGACGTGCACACGACCCATGACGGCGGCGGACAGGCCGCAAAACAACAAAAACGCATTTCTGTTTTTCACATGAGGAAATATGTTCACAGAAATTAGTCATGCTTAGAGGCTGCACCTCTGAAGCActggggttaagctgctgcctgcaaagctggcatctcaCAGGAGTGCCAGCGaccccatacagctccctgccaacatgcctggaaaagcaacaaaagaaagaaaagcctgggcttgggtccctgccacccagtaaAGACCtcggttggagttcctggctcccggccttggcctggcccagccctggctgttgcagccacttggggagtgaaccagcggatgaaagagctttgtctttccttctctctgtaacttgcccttcaaataaataaatctaaaaaacccATAATTATGAAGTGGGAGCTAACAGCACTGTTGTTGGTGGAAGAGAAGGCTTAGCTTCTCCAGTAGTGTCACAGTCGTGAACTGAGCAGCTGTGTGCGAACCCTGGGCCCCAGTTTACCGCTCAGGCCTTTATGACCCCCATACACGCCCTGCCCTAAGTGAAAAGCGccgctgggactcagacccaggggAGCTGGTCCAACGTGTACTCACGGTCACTACAGTACTGCTTCTATAGTGTCACAAACACCACAGCTGCCTTCAACTTAAAACACCCATGTCAATAAACACCCTGTAGGAAGACTACTCTCACAGGAAGTGTAACCCAAATTCCACAGCAGCATCAGCTTCAGCTGGCTCCACAGAAGGCCTTTTCTCCTGTTCATCACCAGGTCATGAGGCCAGCAAGACAGCAAGAACGCCTTAGGAAGGGAGGCTGAGCCCAAGGCTTCCCCCAGAATCTGCCTTCTATTGAAGGCAGAATATCTGACCCAAACGAAAGAGCAAGAGGCATTCTGGGTGCTCAGTCGTTAGGCTTTTGCAGAGTGCTCAGTGAAGCAGAGGCCATAGGCCTCACACACACCACAGTGAGGTCTCAAGTCAACACGACCTGCAGGGGCTCCACAGGAAGGAACTGGAGTCTAGAACACAGGGAAGTACATTAGGCACAGCTACGAACCACCAGGAAGTCCCCGGAAAAAATCCTCCACCCCCCCAAATCATGATATTCGTTTATTTATAGTAAGGACCCAAGCACAGCCTGGCGCTCTTGGGTGCAGAATAAAGCTGCTATTGTCCACACGCAGAGGTTGCCGAGGTGCCCGCCCCCGCGGGCCTGAATGCTCTAACTGCTCatcagcaggagggaggggcctgcaggACGAGGCAGGAAAAGAAGGCCCCTGGGCTCCTTAGCTGTGGGCACGTCTGCCTAGCCTTCCACGCAGCCACCTCAGCGCCCATCGGTCCGCTGGGCCTCTGCCGTCACCTGCTTTCTCACGAGCTGCTTAAGTGCCCCTCCTGGAGTGCATGAGCAGGTCCCGCTGCAGCCCCGCCTCCAGGCTGGGGGGCAGTCTGGCTGTGGGCGGGTCGGTCAGCAGAGTCAGTTTATTGAAAACACCTCTGCCAAAGTAGTCGGCAATCACAGAGAAGCTGTCGTTGGAGCACTTGAGCTGCAGGAGAAGAGGGAAGAACCGTAACAGAAGTGACATTTCTTAAATGAGGAGAGGAGCCAAGCCCCGCAGTGCCCCAGGGACTCTGTGACACTGGGGGATCCCCTGCCCCACCTAGCCCACTCATCCCACCTGGTGCTGGAACTGATCGTGGAGATCTCGTTTCTGTTCCTGGGCCCGAATCATATCCATGACCTTCCGGTTttctgggaggcaggtggggcagTCGGCATCACTTTCGGAGTAACTCTCAAAGCAGTGCTGGTGGAAGGAGTGGCCACACAGGAAGTGCACCGAGGGCAGCTCCAAGGCACTGTTGCAGATGCTGCACTTGGTCTTCTGGAAAATCTTCGGACTACAGGCAAGGGAGACCGACAGGAGCGGCCGAGAGTGAGGGCAGGGCCACAGCCCGGGGGGACAGAGGGTGGCTGGAGGACACTGGGAGCGGTCCCTGTCTCGCTCGTCTCACCTCAAGGGAGGCGGCTGAGGACggcagccctggggctggagtGAGCCTCTGCATGCTCTGGGCAAGCCCGAGTCACCCCCGGGGACAGTTTTCTCAAGTGCCAGGAaactgccttccaggtctgcaCTCAGCTGTGACCCTTTGGGGGAGGCCTGTCCTGGGCACCTCATCTAAAACTGTCACACACACTTCTTCCCCACTCTCCCTCCATTTTCTCCTCAGAACCTGCCACCACCTCACACACTAGAAGAGTTGGCCTACCTCAGggctttctgtctgtgtctccctcttcgACATGAGTGCCATGAAAGCAGGGCCTGGGACGTGATCCAGGcacagtaaatatttgtggaatcaATAAATTGTTGTTCTCTAATAAACGTTTTACAAGGTTACGCGCACATAAGACTAAGAGTCGGGTTTGACATGTAACTAATCTGCttcgtgtattttttttttttaagatttattttatttatttgagaggtagagttatagacagtgagagggagagacatagaggtcttccttccgttggttcacttcccaaatggccgcaacagccagagctgtgccaagccgaagccaggagccaagagcttcttccaggtctcccatgtgggtgcaggggcccaaggacttgggccttcttctactgctttcccaggccatagtagagagctggattggaggaggagcagccgggactagaaccagcatccatatgggatgccagcaccgcaagcggaggattaacctacttgcaccacggcgccagctcccACTTCATGTATTTTCTAAAGCCAAGCTCAGAACAGATTCTAATCCCAACTTAGATGTGTGTTTAGAACAACTAGAAAATAAGTAGAGAGAAAGTAAGTACTTGCTACAAGATAATATCCCCCAAAGCCCCATAAATAATGATCTGTGTAATAAGCTATTCTGGAATTCCTCCATTAAAACAGATCTTCAACAcagaagacaaatactgcatgttctcccttgttatgtgggagctaaaatttttttaaaaagcttgtattagttttgttgcaaatattttatcaaattttgttttcaatctGTGTCAAATTGATAGGAATGATATACTACCATAGTTTAATGATTTCGtaactatttaaaatttattttatggggcCAGATAGCACATGGGCGCCAGCTCACGTTGAAGCTGCTCCAcatctattccagctccctgctaatggcccgggaaaagtggggtaggatggcccaagagtctgggcccccctgcacccatgtggtagactcagatgaagctcctggctcctggctttggcttggcccagtcctggccattgcagccatctgatgagtaaaccagtggatggaaaattcccgactctaactctttcaaataataagtaaatctttaaaaaataattaaacaaaataaaatttaggggttggcactgtggcatagtgggtaaagctgccactggctctgccagcatgccatatgggtgccagtttgagtcccggctgctccacttctgatccagctctctgctgtggcctgggaaaacagcagaatatggcccaagtccttgggcccctgtacccacatgatagacccagaagaagctctcggatcctggctttggatcggcccagctcgggctgttgtggccatttggtttaagagtgaaccagcagacagaacacacagacctgcctctctgtaactctgcctttcaaacaaataaacctttaagaaaaaaagttctgaaaaaaataagtaaaataaaattgacttTAAGAGTGAAGTTAAACATCTTTTAAGtcgattattgtttataacccctGCCTATTTTTCTGCTGGACTATGgtcaatttatttattgaactctttatttggtaaaaccattaagcctttgactgcaatataaatttaaaatgttatctaataaaataaattaaatattaagttaaaagaaataaaaaccacacgTTCAAGgggagcactgtggcacagcatattACGCCTCCATATGCCACACTAGAGTCCCATATGAGAATGCTcatttgagttccggctgctctgctcaaatccagcttcctgctgacatgccgGGGAAGGAGGCAGcgacggcccaagcccttgggccactcAGGTgagacagatggagttcttggctcctgactttggcccggcACAGAACTAcctactgtggtcatttggggagtgaaccagtagatgcaacattctctgtctctctgatgttttttttttttttttttttttttaagattttatttattcgtttgaggtacagagagagggaaacacaaagagaatgacctttcacccgctggttcactacccaaatgaccgcaacagccagagctgagctgatctgaaaccaggagcttcttcggggtctcccacacaagtatgggggcccaagcacttggaccaccttctactgctttcccaggccattagcagggagcgggattggaaaagaaacagccaggacaagaattggaacccatatgggatgccagcacagcaggcggaaACTTagccccctacgccacagcactgccccaatgctgtgccttccaaacaaacaaaTCCGTCTTGAATAAACACCTCTTCAAGactaaaaatgcacacacacacacatgcaatccTGTCTTCCTGCCTCTGATGTGTTTTTACTATACCCCATGAGGAACAGGATCACAGCCTggactcctcccctccccctgtacATACAGGTGCTAGGTACCTCGCCTTGAGTTCCTGGATCTCCTGGCGGATGCGAGTGGTCTCCTCTCGGTACCTCCGCACCCGCAGCTCATCCTGTGCGAtctgctggctctgcttctgcagtTTTTGGACCAGGTAGTCCCGGATGACAGACAGAGTAGCTGTGGAGTTGTGGGCCAGGGTCTGCACCACTGAGAGGGGGTCCGAAAGGAAACAATAGGGTGAGCTGAGCAGCAAGCTCTGGACAGAGCGGAAGGGCCCTGGCCACAGAGCCCTTCGTGGTTGGCAGCCGAGCACTCCCGACCCCACCCTCCCAGTACCTAGAAGGGGCGGCATGAGGTTCCTGGTCTCGATGTGCTTGAGCACGGCCGCCACGTACTCCTTGCAGTCCTCCTCCTTGCGGGCAAAGTAGCTGAGGGCCTGTTCCCAGAGGGAGGGGTCCTGCTCGCCATGGCGCTCACACACGGCGATCACCTGCTGGTACTGCTCATGCTGCATGTGGTAGTGCATTATCTGCTGGAACCTGGGGCCGGGCAAGGGCACAGCTCAGTGTCCCTGGGACACTCCCTGAATCCTTCCCCTTCTCGGGAAGTTCCCGATGCTTACAGCTTGCCCTGCTCATAGAGGTAAAGGACCCCGTCCTGGAAGTCATGCATCTGGCACAGGACCAGGGCCTTGTCAAAGACATCACAGAAGCGGCCGCTCTTCAGCAGGGAGATGGCCTCTGCGTGAAGCTTCTCTTTGacctggggaggaaggagggcagagCTGCTGGACATGCAGAAGACTCACAGGGTCTCTTGGAAGCAGGCCAATCAGCGGGTTCTTCCCCTCAGCCCAGTTTCCCCTGCCCTAGTTAGCCCCGTGGATGAGGGGTCACCGCTGGTCTCAGGAATGAGTGTAGTAAAAGGCAGCCCCCAAGAATTGAGTCTGCTCTCCAGCACACCCGAGCGTCTGGCCGGGGCTCACCTGGGGCTCCTTCTCATGGGCCCAGTTCTGCAAGCGCAGCTCGAGGAGCGTGTCGTAGACGCCCTGGGGGGAGTCTGGCTGCACCTCGCTCATGTGCTCCAAGAAGGCTTTCAGCTCTCGCGGGTTGTTGGCAAAGATGGGGATGAACTCTTCCGAGTTGGCCTAGGACaccaagggaggagaggggaggcagggtgAGTGGGCTCGGTTCCCAGGAGGCCCCTACAGTGATCCTGGCTGTCCACAGCTGCTCTACCAAAGGCCTCACCCTGCAGCCTGGAGCCTCCCTGTCGCCTCGGCCTTCTGTGCTGGGCCGGTAGTCAGTGCAGAGTCCCTTCAGCAACTGGGTCGTCTGCTCTGGGATGTGGTGCATGAGGGTCTTCCCATAGCGCTTCATGTTGCTTTCGGCCTGCTCGAAAGGCAGCTTGCCGATGTACTGAAGAGCTTCCTGGTAATTCTGCGGGGTGGTGAGAGGCTGGCTAGCACCTGCTCCTGACTCACGCAGCCTCCTGCTGCGTCCTCAAGATGAACAGGGCTCTGAGCGAGTCAGGATCTCACCCACCTTAATGTCCTCGAGCTGGATCTTCAAGTACCACTCGTGATGCGCATGGTTCTCGGCCAGGTAGAGGGCGTGGGAGTAGTAGCCAGCCTGCCGGAGGACCTTGATGGCTGTCTCCACGTCAAAGTGGACTTCACTCTCGCTCTTTGTCTGCCAGGGAGACACCAGACAGAGTCATTCGCACAGAGGTGGctggagaagggaaaggaaacaaGCAGCCGGTGTTAAGACAGATTCCTAAGGGGTACTAAAGCCCAGGCTTGGGGAACACGAGGACAGCCTGCCTCTCAGGCCTTCCTGGGGACACAGCTTCTTCAACGTCACTTCTCTGGCCTGATACATGAAGAGTTCTGGTACCATAAAAACAAGGAGGGGAGATGGGAGAAAAACAGCAGGACAGCTACTGTGCTCCCCATTTACAGAGGGTGCCGGTCTCCAGATTAAGGTCAGCCTTTGCATTCTCATGCCCGGCTACAGAAGGGGAAGCCCCAGTGCACAACGGGGACCCCCTGGAATCCTCTCCCAACACCGCCCTGCACCTTGATGAACTCCTCCAGCTTTGAGCTGTCCTTGAGCTTGGTATAGCAGTTGAGGAGCAGGGTGGTATGGTCGGCATTGGCCAGAGACTGTCGGTGCAGGGTCTGCAGGTAGGCGGTCAGGTTGTGGATGCGCTGTGCATCCAGAAACTTGCGGATCACGTAGGATGGCTCCAACTTCCCAATGGTTCTAGAGACACAAACATCATCTGCATCAGGGCACTTCTCAAACTTGCGTGCATGAGAATCACTGCAGAGCATGTCACAATGCAAGCTGCTTCAGTAGGCCTGGGAGGCCCCagattctgcatttctgacaGTCCCAGGTAATACCAGTCTGCTAG from Oryctolagus cuniculus chromosome 1, mOryCun1.1, whole genome shotgun sequence includes these protein-coding regions:
- the VPS11 gene encoding vacuolar protein sorting-associated protein 11 homolog isoform X3, which translates into the protein MAIGFTDGSVTLNKGDITRDRHSKTQILHKGNYPVTGLAFRQAGKTTHLFVVTTENVQSYIVSGKDYPRVELDTHGCGLRCSALSDPSQDLQFIVAGDDCVYLYQPDERGPCFAFEGHKLIAHWFRGYLVIVSRDRKVSPKSEFTSQDSQSSDKQILNIYDLCNKFIAYSAVFEDVVDVLAEWGSLYVLTRDGRVHALQEKDTQTKLEMLFKKNLFEMAINLAKSQHLDSDGLAQIFMQYGDHLYSKGNHDGAVQQYIRTIGKLEPSYVIRKFLDAQRIHNLTAYLQTLHRQSLANADHTTLLLNCYTKLKDSSKLEEFIKTKSESEVHFDVETAIKVLRQAGYYSHALYLAENHAHHEWYLKIQLEDIKNYQEALQYIGKLPFEQAESNMKRYGKTLMHHIPEQTTQLLKGLCTDYRPSTEGRGDREAPGCRANSEEFIPIFANNPRELKAFLEHMSEVQPDSPQGVYDTLLELRLQNWAHEKEPQVKEKLHAEAISLLKSGRFCDVFDKALVLCQMHDFQDGVLYLYEQGKLFQQIMHYHMQHEQYQQVIAVCERHGEQDPSLWEQALSYFARKEEDCKEYVAAVLKHIETRNLMPPLLVVQTLAHNSTATLSVIRDYLVQKLQKQSQQIAQDELRVRRYREETTRIRQEIQELKASPKIFQKTKCSICNSALELPSVHFLCGHSFHQHCFESYSESDADCPTCLPENRKVMDMIRAQEQKRDLHDQFQHQLKCSNDSFSVIADYFGRGVFNKLTLLTDPPTARLPPSLEAGLQRDLLMHSRRGT
- the VPS11 gene encoding vacuolar protein sorting-associated protein 11 homolog isoform X2, with amino-acid sequence MAAYLQWRRFVFFDKELVKEPVGNDGAAPGAAPTAGSAASKFLCLPPGITVCDSGRGSLVFGDMEGQIWFLPRSLQLTGFQAYKLRVTHLYQLKQHNILASVGEDEEGINPLVKIWNLEKRDGGNPLCTRIFPAIPGTEPTVVSCLTVHENLNFMAIGFTDGSVTLNKGDITRDRHSKTQILHKGNYPVTGLAFRQAGKTTHLFVVTTENVQSYIVSGKDYPRVELDTHGCGLRCSALSDPSQDLQFIVAGDDCVYLYQPDERGPCFAFEGHKLIAHWFRGYLVIVSRDRKVSPKSEFTSQDSQSSDKQILNIYDLCNKFIAYSAVFEDVVDVLAEWGSLYVLTRDGRVHALQEKDTQTKLEMLFKKNLFEMAINLAKSQHLDSDGLAQIFMQYGDHLYSKGNHDGAVQQYIRTIGKLEPSYVIRKFLDAQRIHNLTAYLQTLHRQSLANADHTTLLLNCYTKLKDSSKLEEFIKTKSESEVHFDVETAIKVLRQAGYYSHALYLAENHAHHEWYLKIQLEDIKNYQEALQYIGKLPFEQAESNMKRYGKTLMHHIPEQTTQLLKGLCTDYRPSTEGRGDREAPGCRANSEEFIPIFANNPRELKAFLEHMSEVQPDSPQGVYDTLLELRLQNWAHEKEPQVKEKLHAEAISLLKSGRFCDVFDKALVLCQMHDFQDGVLYLYEQGKLFQQIMHYHMQHEQYQQVIAVCERHGEQDPSLWEQALSYFARKEEDCKEYVAAVLKHIETRNLMPPLLVVQTLAHNSTATLSVIRDYLVQKLQKQSQQIAQDELRVRRYREETTRIRQEIQELKASPKIFQKTKCSICNSALELPSVHFLCGHSFHQHCFESYSESDADCPTCLPENRKVMDMIRAQEQKRDLHDQFQHQLKCSNDSFSVIADYFGRGVFNKLTLLTDPPTARLPPSLEAGLQRDLLMHSRRGT